The following is a genomic window from Desulfobotulus pelophilus.
AACCGACAGTTCTGGGCGCAGCCGACCTGAGAGGAGATGCACAGGGTCTGGTGGTCTTTTTCAGGAATGAGAACGGACTCAATCAGGTTGTCGTCTTCCAGGCGGAAAACAAATTTTCTGGAACCGTCTCTGGAGAGAGCCGTCTGATGAATATGGAGGCGTTTGAGGCGGAAGATATGGTTGAGTTCTTCCCTTAGCAGTTTGCCCACATCGGTCATGGATGCAAAGGTGTCTGCCTGATGAAGGTAAAGCCATTTGTGGATTTGATTGGCCCTGAAGGCCTGCATCCCCTTTGACATGAAGTATTCCCGGAGTTCGGGAAGGGTGAAGTCAAGAATGTCTGGATGGATAGTTTCTTTTTTTGTCATGTCCCGAATCTTTGGTTTTCTTTTGGGCGCTGGCACGAGCTTTGCCTAATTTCGGTTGACTTATCACCTTTTGCCCGTTAAATTCAAGCTTTTGATTGAACCCTTTGGATGGCTTTTCATGTTTGACAGTTTAAACGAAAGACTCGGCAGCGTTTTCAAGGCCCTCAAGGGCAGGGGAAAGCTGACTGAAGCCCACATTGAAGAAGGCATGAAAGAGGTGCGCATGGCACTTCTGGAAGCCGATGTCCACTACCGTGTGGTCAAGCAGTTTGTGGCTGATGTGAAGGCCCGCTCTCTGGGGCAGGAAGTAATGGCGAGCCTGACTCCGGGGCAACAGGTTGTCAAGATTGTCTATGAAGAGCTTACCCGGCTCATGGGTGATGCGAGCGTTCCTCTGGATCTTTCCGGGCCAAAGCCTGCCGTTATCATGCTGGTGGGGTTGCAGGGTGCCGGTAAAACCACTACGGCTGGCAAGCTTGCAATGTATCTGCGCAAAGAGGGAAAGAAACCCTATCTTGTACCTGCGGATATTTATCGTCCGGCAGCCATTGAACAGCTTCAGAAGCTGGCCGGAGAAACAGGCTTTCCTGTTTATCCTTCCGATCCTGGCAGCGATCCGGTGGATATATGTCTGGCAGCCCGTGAGGAGGCGCGTCGGCAGAGCTGTGATGTGTTGCTTGTGGATACGGCGGGTCGTCTTCACGTTGATGAAACCCTGATGGCAGAACTGGTCCGTATACGGGATATAATGACGCCATCGGATATTCTTCTGGTGGCCGATGCCATGACAGGTCAGGATGCCGTAAAG
Proteins encoded in this region:
- the ffh gene encoding signal recognition particle protein, with amino-acid sequence MFDSLNERLGSVFKALKGRGKLTEAHIEEGMKEVRMALLEADVHYRVVKQFVADVKARSLGQEVMASLTPGQQVVKIVYEELTRLMGDASVPLDLSGPKPAVIMLVGLQGAGKTTTAGKLAMYLRKEGKKPYLVPADIYRPAAIEQLQKLAGETGFPVYPSDPGSDPVDICLAAREEARRQSCDVLLVDTAGRLHVDETLMAELVRIRDIMTPSDILLVADAMTGQDAVKMASAFDHDLGIGGIVLTKTDGDARGGAALSIRSVTGRPVKFVGTGEKISALDLFHPDRMASRILGMGDTLSLIEKAQEMVDEKQAADLERKLRKNEFTLEDFRDQLRQVRKMGPIGDLLKMLPGVNEKALGKMNIDERELVRVEAIINSMTPEERRRHAIINGSRRKRIARGSGTRVQDVNQLLKNYTQTMKMVKKLNKGGLKGMRGMRGMLPF